The Bradyrhizobium sp. WSM471 genome includes the window AAAAGAACGTGATCCCGCAGATCCCGGTGAACCGGCTCGGCGAACCGGAAGAGATCGCGCGCGCGGTCGTGTTCCTGGCGGCGGACGAAGCCGGCTTCATCACCGGCTCGACGCTGACCATCAATGGCGGCCAATATCAGGCCTGATGGCGCCCATTCTCTTGGCGCAACGTCGCTGAGCCAAAATCTGTAGCTTCAGGCGCGACAAGGCGATAGTGAAGACGAAAATGCCCGGCCTCGTGCCGGGCATAAACGTCCTCAGAGCCTTTTGATCGATGACTCCCCGCACCGCGACGCTGATCGGATTGACCGCGATCCTGATGTGGTCGCTGCTGTCAGTGATGACGGTGGCGACCGGAAAGATCCCGGCGTTCCAGCTGGCCGCGATGACGTTCGCGATCGGCGGTCTGGTTGGGCTGCTCACCTGGATCGGCCGCGGCGAGGCGGCCAAGAGCCTGCGTCAGCCGCTGGTCGTGTGGACCGTGGGTGTCGGCGGACTGTTCGGCTATCACGCGCTGTATTTCCTCGCGTTGCGCTTTGCGCCACCGGCTGAAGCCGGCCTGCTGAATTATCTGTGGCCGCTCCTGATCGTGCTGTTCTCGTCGTTCCTACCGGGCGAGCGGCTTGCCGTGCATCACGTCGTCGGCGCCCTGCTCGGTCTCGTCGGCACCGTGCTGCTGTTCGCCGGGAGCACCTCCGGCTTCACCCGGGGGCAATTGCCGGGATTAGCCGCGGCCTTCATCGCAGCGTTCGTATGGGCGATCTATTCGGTGTTGTCGCGGCGATTGAAGGCGGTGCCGACCGATGCTGTCGCGGGATTCTGTCTTGCTACCGCGGTGCTTGCCGCGCTGATGCATGGACTGCTTGAAACCACGGTATGGCCGGACACGACGCTGCAATGGCTCTCCGTGATCGCGCTCGGCATCGGCCCCGTCGGTGCTGCGTTCTATGCCTGGGACATCGGCATGAAGCGCGGCGACATCCGCGTGCTCGGCGCCGCGTCCTATGCGACGCCGCTGCTTTCGACCGGCTTCCTCATCGCCGCTGGGTTCGCCAACGCCAGCGCCAACATCGCGATCGCAGCGATCCTGATCGCCGGCGGCGGCCTGATCGCCGCGAAGGACATGGTGCTGCGGAAGCGATGAGGCGCTCCTTCGCCATACTGCTGATCTCGATGCTCGCTGCTCCGGGCGCCGTGGCGCAAGTCAGCGCGACGCCCGAAACGTTCACCGGCATTTATCGGAACGGGCACGCGAATGGCCAGCCCGAGACCGTTACGATAAGCGATGGAAAATCCTTCATCGATTTGACAGAGGAAGATTATCGAGCCGGTGGTTATCGGCCGGCCTATGAGAGGCTTCCGACCAGGTTTGTTCGTCGAGTGCCCGTGCGGAAGCCCACTGCAGCCGACCAGGATTGATCCGCGGCTAAAGCGCTGGCTGCCAACCCGGTGGCCGGTACATCGCTTCAGGGATCTGCCCGAGTTCGGAACGCTGCAAGCGTTGGGGCGTCAGGCCGTAGAATTCCTGAAAACTGAGGATCAGCGGCCGCCATTTGTCCGGGTCGATGCGATTGGTGGCGCCGTCCATCATGATCTCTGGATGCGCGTGCACGCGGGTGATGCGCACCTCGATCGCCGTAAGGTTGCCACGCCAGACCTCGTCATCCTGCGCCATCTCATGGACATGGGCGACCTTGGCTTCCATCTGCACGGGACACTCGGCCGCGCGCGGTGCGGCGACTGTTTCGCCCGGTAGCACGGTTAGTCCGCCACGACCGAACTTGTCCTTCTCGTGCCGATAGCCGCGATAGAGTTTGCCGGGCGGCACCGGATCCGATCCCGTGGTCCGTGCGAGGCGATCGACCGCGGCGACGAGATCGGCGGACGGCAGATTGAGCACGCATTCGCCCCTGCGAATCATGTTCTCGGTGGTCTTGGAATTCCGGGCCAGTCCCAGCATGCAGCGCCACCCGACCCACCATGCCGACGACATCGGCGCGAGATTGGAAGTGCCGTCTTCATTGGTTGAGCCGATGAGGACGACGGGCGTGCCGAAATACAAGATGGCCGGGTCGATCTGGACGGCGGCGGGGCCGAGTGTTCCGTGCATCGTGCGCTCCTGTTGATTGGAAGCGCTGTCGTAAAGGGAGAAGCGGATCGAACCCACCCGATTCCAGATTGAGATTCAGGGCTCCCAGCCTTTCGGCGCGAGCTCGAACTTTGCAAACTCGAAGGCGGGCGCCACGGTGCAACCGACCAGTGTCCATTCACCGGTTGTCTCCGCCATCTGCCAGGCGTTCGCCGGCACGATTCCCTGCGGTCGTTCGCCGCTCACGAGGTCCGTACCGAGCCGTACCTCGTGCTGGGAGCAGCCGTCATGGGCGATGCGCAGCGTCAGCGGGCTGCCGGCGTAATAGTGCCAGCTCTCGACCGCATCGATGCGATGCCAGTGCGAGCGCTCGCCGCGCGCCAGCAGGAAATAGATCAGGGTCGAGCGTGCGCGGCCGTTGGCGTCGGTGGTCTGGTCGCGAAACGTCTCGCGATAGTGCCCGCCCTCGGGATGCGGGCGGAGTTCGAGGCGCGCGATGATCTCGGCTGCGGTCGGCATCGATTCCCGTCAGGATTTGTTTTTCAAGATTTGGTCTTCAAGACTTGTTCTTGCGCTCGCGCAGCTCGCCGAAGACCACGGTGGCATCCGCGCCCTTCATGTGCAGCCTGGCTGCGATCGACGGTTCGTCGGCGCGCAGGAACACGTTTGTCCGCTTCTCGTCACCAAGCAGCGAGGGAATGGTCGGCTTGTTCTCGGCCCGCAGCCTCGCCACCTCCGCCGCGCGCGCTTGCAGCGCCGCATTGTCGGGGTCGACGGTCAGTGCGAACTTGACGTTGGACGCCGTGTATTCATGGCCGCAATAGAGCTTGAAGTCGTCGGGCAGGGCACGCAGTTTCAAAAGCGAATCCCACATCATCGGATAGGTGCCCTCGAACACGCGGCCGCAGCCGATCGAGAACAGCGTGTCGGCGGCGAACAGCGCTTTCTCGGTGTCGAACACATAGGAGATGTGGTCGAGCGTGTGGCCGGGCGTCTCCAGTACGCGCCCCAGCAAGCTGCCGACCTTGACGATTTCGGCATTGGCGACGCGCAGGTCGACGTCTGCGATCTCCGTCGTCTTGTCATGCGGCGCGACGACGCGGCAATTGTATTTCTGCTTGAGTTCGGCGACTCCGCCGACATGATCGCCATGATGATGGGTGATCAGGATGTCGGTGAGCTGCCAGCCCTCGCGCTCGAGCGCCCTCACGATGGGGCCGGCCTCCGGCGCGTCGATCGACGCCGTCGCCTTGGTTTCCACATCGTGGATCAGATAACCGAAATTGTCGTTTAAACAGGTGAAAGTACGAATTTCGGCGGCCATGTCGTCTCCATCGCGCTCAGCTCCGTCAGACAGATATGGCGTTAACGTTGCGCAGGCAATGCAATATTCCGCGCGCGGGGGCCACCTCGTGCATGTTACATTGCGGTCATGACCATTGATGTCGTCGACCTCCGCGAGTTCTACTCCCGTCGCCTCGGGATTGTGGCGCGGCAAATGATCAATCGCGGCATTCGGGAGCGCTGGCCGCGCGTCGACGGCCAGCGGGTGCTCGGCTTCGGCTATCCCACGCCCTATCTCGGGTTGTTCCGCGAGGACGCGGAGCGCTGCATCGCCTTCATGCCGTCGGCCCAGGGCGTCCTGAAATGGCCGACGGGACGGCCGGCACTCGCCTCGCTGGTGGATGAGTTCTCGCTGCCGCTTCCCGACGCCGCGGTCGATCGCATCCTGCTGGTCCACGCACTGGAGATGTCGGACGATCCGGCCGCGCTGCTGCGCGAGGCATGGCGCGTGCTGTCGCCGTCCGGTCGCGTGATTGCGGTCATCCCGAACCGGCGCGGGGTGTGGACCCGCACCGACAGCACGCCGTTCGGTCACGGCCGGCCCTATTCGCGCTCGCAGATCACCGACCTGTTGCGTCAGACCTGGTTCACCCCGACGGCCTGGGGCGAGGCGCTGTTCATGCCGCCCTATGCCGGCGGCTGGGTGCTGAAATCCGCACAGATGTGGGAGCGGGCCGGCGCGGCGCTGTCGCTGCCCTTCGCCGGCGTGCACATCGTCGAGGCGACCAAGCAGGTCTACCGCGCGATCCCCGCCAAGCGCGAGCGGGCGCGGCTGATACCCTCGCTGGCAAAGCCGGTGCTGGTACCGTCCTCGACGACGGCGACGCGCGGCTAAAAACAAATCGTCCCGGACATGCCGGGACGATTCAATTCACGTCAGGTATCTGGCGCAGGATGTCCGGCGAAAGGCTTACTCGCCGGGAGCCACTTCGTCGCTCGAAGCGGCCGGAGCGGCTTCGCGCTCGGGGCGCGGGCCATTCGGCCGGCGGCGCCGCCGCGGAAAGCGCTCGCCACCACCACCCTCGAAGCCGGCCTGGCCGGGCGCGCCACCGCTCACCTGCGGCTGCGGGCCGGTGATGAAGGACGGCAGGCGATCGACGCTGACGGCGTCGGCCACGACGGGCTGGGGCTGGTTCAGCGGGAGCGGTTGCGGCTGGGGCTGATATTGCGGCTGCGGGCGATGGTCGCGTTCGCGATGCTCGCGCGGCTGCTGGTTGTCGCGCTGATAGTGGTTGTCGCGAGGCTGATGATCACGCGGTTGATGATCGCGCGGGCCGTCGCGGTCGCGCGTGAAGGGCTGCGGTGGCGGCTGTGGGACAAAACCCGGCTCCTGGCCGAAATTCGAGAAATTCTCGCCATCGTCCTCGCCGTCGTCGCCACTGCTATTGCTGATGGGCTCGTCGCCGCGTGGCTGCTGGTTCTGCCGGAACTGTTCTTGAGCCGTCGCGATCAGGCGAAAATAATGCTCGGCATGCTGGTAGTAGTTCTCGGCCGCAACGGGGTCTCCGGAGGAGCGCGCGTCGCGCGCGAGCTGGAGATACTTTTCAGCAATATGCGAAGCCGTGCCGCGGATCTTGATGTCGGGTCCGTTGGACTCGTAGACCCGGGTCATCGGGTTCTGGCCGCGCCGGTTATTGTTGTTGTTATTGTTATTGTTATTATTATTGTTGCGGTTGCGCATCCGCTGCTTGTTCTGACCGTTTCTCATGTCCTGCCTTTAATTCCAGCCCTAAAGGTTGCACGCATTACTGATTGCCGAGAGTGACCTGATGACAGCGGTTCACATCGCTTGCGCGCAACCGCACGCAAGAGCGGATTGATCCCTGCCGATGTTCGTCGACCGTCGCGTTCAACAAAAGACGCGTTCCCCACCGCCAGCATCCATCGCCAGCGAACCCATTCATATTGCCTGCCGAAACAAGCCCTGCTTTGTTGCGTAAGTCTTCAAGCGCAATATCAGGCTTTCGTTCACGTTGCGGTCGGTAAGCAGCGCAGCTCAAATGGCCATCGCGCTCAACAGGACCTGCGGCTTGGAACCATTATCAGTAAGCTCTCGCCCGAGAGCCCGGCTTTCGCCCGTAGGTCTACGGGGCCGGCACCGATGTGTTGATCGGAAGGTAGTCGTTCCCAAGGGATATTCCAAGAGGTTTTTTGCAGCCCAATCCGGCTTTTATGGGGGCATTTTCCGGGCCGAAACCGCCCGCGGGATGCCCGCCAGATCGGCCTTGGGCGGCCTGTCCACGACCAACGCGGCAGCAATCATCAAGGTTTCAATATTCCGGGCCTGGCCCTGTCCGGCCTCGACGATCAGTGCTCCGCCGGGGGCGAGACGTTCGGTCGCCTGCGGGATCAGGGCACGATAGGCGTCGTAACCGTCATTGCCACCGTCGAGCGCCAGATGCGGATCGTGCTCGCGCACCTCGATGCTCAATTTCGGAATTTCGGCCGACGGGATGTAGGGCGGATTCGACACGACGAGGTCGAACGGGCCGCGGAGCGCCGTTGCGTAGGAGCAGGCGACGAAGCAGGCGCGGTCGGCGAGGCCCAGAGCCGCGGCGTTGTCTCTGGCGGTCTTGAGCGCGGTCAGGCTGAGATCGGTGCCGACGCCGAAGGCGCCGGGAATTTCGTGCAGCAGCGCGAGCAGGATGGCGCCGGAGCCGGTGCCGATATCCGCGATGCGTATCTGATGGGAGGCTTGCCGCTCGCGAAAGATTTCGAGCGCCAGTTCGACCACGGTCTCGGTATCGGGACGCGGCACCAGCGTTGCTTCCGACAGACGAAACGGCAGGCCCCAGAATTCACGCGTGCCGAGAATGCGGGCGACCGGCTCGCCGGCGATGCGGCGCCCGGCATATTGCGCGAGCCGCGACGTCTCGGTTTCCGTAAGCAGGCGGGCGGCCTGCGCAATGAGGCCTGTGAGATCAAGTCCGAGTGCTGCGCCGAGCAGAATACGCGCGTCGAGCTCGGCTTCTTCGAGCTGCGCCGATCTCAGTTGCGCGGCGAGCGCGCGCCGCGCGCTCTCGACGGATAATGCGGTGAAGGGATTGCTCACGCGCCGGTCACGCCGCGGCGCCCTGAGCGGCGAGCTGCGCGGCCTGGTGCTCGGTGGTCAGCGCGTCGGTCAGTTCGCCCAGCGCTTCGCCCGCCATCACCTGCGGCAGCTTGTAGAGCGTCAAATTGATGCGGTGATCGGTGACGCGTCCTTGCGGAAAATTGTAAGTGCGGATGCGCTCGCTGCGATCGCCGGAGCCGACCTTCTCCTTGCGCTCGGCCGAGCGCGCCGCGTCGAGGCGTTGCTGCTCGGCGTCGTAGATGCGCGAACGCAGGATGTTCATGGCGGAAGCGCGATTCTTGTGCTGCGAGCGGCTGTCCTGCATCATCACCACGATGCCGGTCGGGATGTGGGTGATGCGGATCGCCGATTCGGTCTTGTTGACGTGCTGGCCGCCGGCGCCTCCGGCGCGCATGGTTTCAATACGCAAATCATCGTTCCGGATCTCGACGTCGACCTCCTCGACCTCGGGCATCACGGCGACGGTGGCGGCGGATGTGTGGATGCGCCCCTGCGTCTCGGTGTCCGGCACGCGCTGCACCCGGTGCACGCCGGACTCGAATTTCAGCTTCGAGAACGCGCCGCGGCCCTGGACCTCGGCGATGATTTCCTTGTAGCCGCCGACGCTGCCCTCGCTCGCCGAGATCACCTCGACCTTCCAGCCCTGCAGGGCCGCGAAGCGCTCGTACATCCGGAACAAATCGCCGGCGAACAGCGAAGCCTCGTCGCCGCCGGTTCCGGCGCGGATTTCCAGCACCACGTTGCGGTCGTCCATGGCGTCCTTCGGCAGCAGCGCGACGCGGATCTTCTGGACCAGTTCCTCGATCTTCGGCGTCAGCTCGTCGCGCTCGGCTTCTGCCATGGCGCGCATCTCGGCATCGGTCGCGGTATCAGCGATCAGTGCCTCGGTGTCGGCGAGCTCCTTGACCGCCGATCGATAGGTTTTGACCGCTTCGATCAATGGCGTGAGCT containing:
- a CDS encoding DMT family transporter → MTPRTATLIGLTAILMWSLLSVMTVATGKIPAFQLAAMTFAIGGLVGLLTWIGRGEAAKSLRQPLVVWTVGVGGLFGYHALYFLALRFAPPAEAGLLNYLWPLLIVLFSSFLPGERLAVHHVVGALLGLVGTVLLFAGSTSGFTRGQLPGLAAAFIAAFVWAIYSVLSRRLKAVPTDAVAGFCLATAVLAALMHGLLETTVWPDTTLQWLSVIALGIGPVGAAFYAWDIGMKRGDIRVLGAASYATPLLSTGFLIAAGFANASANIAIAAILIAGGGLIAAKDMVLRKR
- a CDS encoding flavin reductase family protein — protein: MHGTLGPAAVQIDPAILYFGTPVVLIGSTNEDGTSNLAPMSSAWWVGWRCMLGLARNSKTTENMIRRGECVLNLPSADLVAAVDRLARTTGSDPVPPGKLYRGYRHEKDKFGRGGLTVLPGETVAAPRAAECPVQMEAKVAHVHEMAQDDEVWRGNLTAIEVRITRVHAHPEIMMDGATNRIDPDKWRPLILSFQEFYGLTPQRLQRSELGQIPEAMYRPPGWQPAL
- a CDS encoding cupin domain-containing protein translates to MPTAAEIIARLELRPHPEGGHYRETFRDQTTDANGRARSTLIYFLLARGERSHWHRIDAVESWHYYAGSPLTLRIAHDGCSQHEVRLGTDLVSGERPQGIVPANAWQMAETTGEWTLVGCTVAPAFEFAKFELAPKGWEP
- the gloB gene encoding hydroxyacylglutathione hydrolase, with the protein product MAAEIRTFTCLNDNFGYLIHDVETKATASIDAPEAGPIVRALEREGWQLTDILITHHHGDHVGGVAELKQKYNCRVVAPHDKTTEIADVDLRVANAEIVKVGSLLGRVLETPGHTLDHISYVFDTEKALFAADTLFSIGCGRVFEGTYPMMWDSLLKLRALPDDFKLYCGHEYTASNVKFALTVDPDNAALQARAAEVARLRAENKPTIPSLLGDEKRTNVFLRADEPSIAARLHMKGADATVVFGELRERKNKS
- a CDS encoding class I SAM-dependent methyltransferase, translating into MTIDVVDLREFYSRRLGIVARQMINRGIRERWPRVDGQRVLGFGYPTPYLGLFREDAERCIAFMPSAQGVLKWPTGRPALASLVDEFSLPLPDAAVDRILLVHALEMSDDPAALLREAWRVLSPSGRVIAVIPNRRGVWTRTDSTPFGHGRPYSRSQITDLLRQTWFTPTAWGEALFMPPYAGGWVLKSAQMWERAGAALSLPFAGVHIVEATKQVYRAIPAKRERARLIPSLAKPVLVPSSTTATRG
- a CDS encoding DUF4167 domain-containing protein, with product MRNGQNKQRMRNRNNNNNNNNNNNNNRRGQNPMTRVYESNGPDIKIRGTASHIAEKYLQLARDARSSGDPVAAENYYQHAEHYFRLIATAQEQFRQNQQPRGDEPISNSSGDDGEDDGENFSNFGQEPGFVPQPPPQPFTRDRDGPRDHQPRDHQPRDNHYQRDNQQPREHRERDHRPQPQYQPQPQPLPLNQPQPVVADAVSVDRLPSFITGPQPQVSGGAPGQAGFEGGGGERFPRRRRRPNGPRPEREAAPAASSDEVAPGE
- the prmC gene encoding peptide chain release factor N(5)-glutamine methyltransferase — encoded protein: MSNPFTALSVESARRALAAQLRSAQLEEAELDARILLGAALGLDLTGLIAQAARLLTETETSRLAQYAGRRIAGEPVARILGTREFWGLPFRLSEATLVPRPDTETVVELALEIFRERQASHQIRIADIGTGSGAILLALLHEIPGAFGVGTDLSLTALKTARDNAAALGLADRACFVACSYATALRGPFDLVVSNPPYIPSAEIPKLSIEVREHDPHLALDGGNDGYDAYRALIPQATERLAPGGALIVEAGQGQARNIETLMIAAALVVDRPPKADLAGIPRAVSARKMPP
- the prfA gene encoding peptide chain release factor 1 codes for the protein MSSLPEAKLDVLLAHHASLEAESLGQLASERYVQITRELAELTPLIEAVKTYRSAVKELADTEALIADTATDAEMRAMAEAERDELTPKIEELVQKIRVALLPKDAMDDRNVVLEIRAGTGGDEASLFAGDLFRMYERFAALQGWKVEVISASEGSVGGYKEIIAEVQGRGAFSKLKFESGVHRVQRVPDTETQGRIHTSAATVAVMPEVEEVDVEIRNDDLRIETMRAGGAGGQHVNKTESAIRITHIPTGIVVMMQDSRSQHKNRASAMNILRSRIYDAEQQRLDAARSAERKEKVGSGDRSERIRTYNFPQGRVTDHRINLTLYKLPQVMAGEALGELTDALTTEHQAAQLAAQGAAA